The Chiloscyllium plagiosum isolate BGI_BamShark_2017 chromosome 28, ASM401019v2, whole genome shotgun sequence genome includes a region encoding these proteins:
- the wdr81 gene encoding WD repeat-containing protein 81: MDALVGCVEKELAIERRQLGPGEGCSLVAYVPTKWLGSLKERKVLPSCCPRPEGLSDAEVTSFLQPSVSKLPAGWTRVSLQVLRKARLVYRVGPDLCCVTSCSGGVGRGASSPDLSSVSGFMQHVAEQNYQNLWQTSQGQSLGPAAAAPREKPEACYLQALKAALSRVYGCSFIWIGGDSGREPGPSPAAISREPQPNLLPVEALLESGQFLYVIQPFCQYSLRDVVTYSPAKLANSHAKVLFLLYQVLQAMQAAHCEGLACGSLSLTHLKLDERLHVQLQLNLSDYERPEAGELTGEEAGDQGSDREAFSEQLNESSLSALLTDWVHGRISNFTYLMVLNRLAGRRAGDPNYHPVLPWVVDFTVPYGKFRDLRKSKFRLNKGDKQLDFTYEMTKEAFVAGGQAADQLHVPHHISDVLSDITFYVYKARRTPRSVLCSHVRSQWEANEYPASMERMQSWTPDECIPEFYTNPTIFQSIHPDMPDLDIPAWCSSYQEFIDIHHQLLESKEVSANLHHWIDLTFGYKLSGKEAVKAKNVCLPLVDSHTHLTNYGVVQLFDQPHPPRLFRGSCAPPESAPPISLKEAAGSQPVDVVDGLVVESVGSEGQGPGDCLKEEDLEEGTEALDSLAASGKPSEHLPPSSACNLSMADPRALSSRGNRNRGTASRELLEAKIHLPEGFNPLQPLEELEKLDNFLLRGLYSELPEIVFQDHAPQPSFSQFVQRDMQAFGILIAEIFFAQRLRAQAPDTPLWDRFLAVRKLCPHHMREIAAPLQHAVSTLLQLHDSPEELLKTRSPADWSRLFKYRAVCEGLPPPSPSQLLSPCCPTIPFPRYFSALHQFVCTYYSHWSEDGDQGRDFVFSLWQQLDKLLEQMQPEGLEILLPFVLTLMSSDLTAVYTAWYFFEPISRALGPRNTNRYLLKPLVGVYEKPGYVCSRFYLYTDCFVVQLIVRLGLQSFLNSLLPHILQVLTGQEGPEEDRVLDGAGEDEEGVSDMPASYSSSELKAAGPCDSSNFIDFSSGISFSDQAELTENEDFQNGIFLSDQEQELLSLGKLSNKSSNSDSSAEDRGTDSDSKDRLSLRSMDSHQDLKLAEGVLLQPRDDEEEEEQGVGDEEEAAPEETVFCSLPDPREREAIPKEDDVDEEELLSEGKEQKILFGSEQHHFVLPDDDVDDVGNICECRMVLGDLTARPVLECLMYMAQLYGEPVLTYQCLTYVVYLVGPGNSWRLNSRKEAGLLSGVVLMQKIIVYLSDTTLMDVLPKINQEVLLPVLDALTSPYTSFPSGAQARSVLCVKTLSLIVLVCLRIGQEMVIQHMSETLCRFFEGFSVPPDVEQVGPSQLQILSLSDSFKLYVSGIHSFRDISLVFAGDTMIKKVLRNHHHVWKLMTQFQESVSAQTQESAVPLPSGVPSGKSPSGHDQPLPDDGVTGTFGSVTVGNRIEIPVESILEPHLSAQVKQCPTPLVFAGSQEGGALKQELPRSARMLCGNWLAYWQYEIGLSQYDTHFHFHQIRLQTFTGHTGTIKSIASLSGEDFFLSASRDKTVRLWPLYNYGDGTREMEPRFVYSEHKKSVFYVHQVEALQQVLSCDGSIHLWDQFTGKTIRVFDAFDSRNPITAAASMPAPHCSLITATADSVLHFIDPRKPGFQLHQVGIQFLDMPYPPAVSIEQLLTTYKNDLDM; encoded by the exons ATGGATGCTCTGGTTGGATGTGTGGAGAAGGAGCTGGCCATTGAGCGTAGACAGCTGGGGCCTGGTGAAGGGTGCTCGCTGGTGGCCTATGTGCCCACCAAGTGGCTGGGCAGTCTGAAGGAGAGGAAAGTGCTACCAAGCTGCTGTCCCAGACCTGAGGGCCTCAGTGATGCTGAGGTGACAAGCTTTCTGCAGCCATCAGTCAGCAAGCTGCCTGCCGGCTGGACACGTGTCTCCCTCCAGGTCCTGAGAAAGGCACGCCTGGTCTACCGTGTGGGCCCGGATCTCTGCTGTGTGACCAGCTGCTCAGGTGGAGTAGGGAGAGGAGCCAGCAGCCCGGATCTGAGCTCTGTCTCTGGCTTCATGCAGCATGTGGCTGAACAGAATTACCAGAATCTCTGGCAGACAAGCCAGGGCCAGTCGCTGGGGCCTGCTGCTGCAGCTCCTCGGGAGAAGCCTGAGGCCTGCTACCTCCAGGCTCTGAAGGCAGCTCTCAGCCGGGTGTACGGCTGCAGCTTCATCTGGATCGGTGGAGACTCTGGGCGAGAGCCTGGACCTTCTCCAGCAGCCATCAGTCGGGAGCCACAGCCTAATCTGCTTCCCGTAGAGGCCCTGCTGGAGTCAGGCCAGTTCCTGTATGTGATCCAACCCTTCTGTCAGTATTCACTCCGGGATGTGGTTACCTACAGCCCTGCCAAGCTGGCTAATAGTCATGCCAAGGTGCTCTTTCTCCTGTACCAAGTTCTCCAAGCCATGCAGGCTGCTCACTGCGAGGGGCTGGCCTGTGGCAGCTTGTCCCTGACTCACCTCAAGCTGGATGAGAGACTccatgtccagctgcagctcaaCCTGTCTGACTATGAGAGGCCAGAGGCCGGAGAGCTGACCGGGGAAGAGGCTGGTGACCAGGGCAGCGACCGGGAAGCCTTCAGTGAGCAGCTGAATGAGTCCTCACTGTCAGCACTCCTTACTGACTGGGTTCATGGGCGGATTAGCAACTTCACCTACCTGATGGTACTCAACAGACTGGCAGGCCGCAGAGCTGGTGACCCCAACTATCACCCCGTCCTGCCCTGGGTGGTGGACTTCACAGTCCCTTATGGAAAATTCCGGGACCTTCGCAAATCCAAATTCCGGCTCAACAAGGGAGACAAGCAGCTGGATTTCACCTACGAGATGACCAAGGAAGCTTTCGTGGCGGGAGGCCAAGCTGCAGATCAGCTGCATGTCCCCCACCACATTTCAGATGTCCTCTCTGATATCACCTTCTACGTTTACAAAGCTCGCCGGACTCCGCGCTCTGTCCTCTGCAGTCATGTCCGATCCCAGTGGGAAGCCAATGAATATCCTGCCAGCATGGAACGGATGCAATCCTGGACCCCAGACGAATGTATCCCCGAATTTTACACGAATCCCACCATCTTCCAATCCATCCATCCTGACATGCCGGACCTGGATATTCCAGCCTGGTGCAGCTCCTACCAGGAGTTCATTGATATCCACCACCAGCTGCTTGAGTCAAAGGAGGTCTCTGCCAATCTGCACCATTGGATCGATCTGACCTTTGGCTACAAACTGAGCGGCAAGGAAGCGGTGAAAGCCAAGAACGTTTGTCTGCCCCTCGTGGACAGTCACACCCACCTGACTAACTATGGGGTGGTGCAGCTCTTTGACCAGCCACACCCCCCTCGGCTGTTCAGGGGCAGCTGTGCCCCACCAGAGTCTGCACCGCCCATCAGCCTGAAGGAGGCAGCAGGGAGccagccagtggatgtggtggatggtctggtggtggagtctgtggGCTCAGAGGGGCAGGGGCCAGGTGATTGTTTGAAGGAGGAGGATCTGGAGGAGGGGACAGAGGCACTGGATTCCCTGGCTGCCTCGGGTAAGCCTTCAGAGCACTTGCCTCCTTCCTCTGCCTGTAACCTGTCGATGGCAGATCCCCGAGCTCTCAGCAGCCGAGGGAATCGTAACCGAGGCACAGCTTCTCGTGAGCTCCTCGAGGCCAAGATCCACCTTCCTGAGGGTTTCAATCCTCTGCAGCCTCTGGAGGAACTGGAGAAGCTCGACAACTTCCTGCTGCGCGGGTTGTACAGTGAGTTGCCGGAGATTGTATTCCAGGATCATGCTCCCCAGCCATCCTTCTCCCAGTTTGTGCAGAGAGACATGCAGGCATTTGGGATCCTCATTGCGGAAATCTTCTTTGCTCAGCGGCTGCGAGCTCAGGCACCAGACACCCCTCTGTGGGATCGTTTTCTGGCTGTGCGGAAACTGTGTCCCCACCACATGAGAGAGATCGCTGCTCCGCTCCAACACGCTGTCTCGACGTTACTGCAGCTTCACGACAGCCCTGAAGAGTTACTGAAGACTCGAAGCCCTGCTGATTGGAGCCGCTTGTTTAAGTATCGGGCTGTCTGTGAGGGGTTAccaccccccagccccagccaGCTGCTCAGTCCCTGCTGCCCCACCATCCCCTTCCCTCGTTACTTCAGCGCTCTTCACCAGTTTGTCTGCACTTACTATTCACACTGGTCTGAAGATGGAGACCAGGGCCGCGATTTTGTCTTCTCTCTCTGGCAACAGTTAGATAAACTCCTGGAGCAGATGCAGCCAGAGGGTCTGGAGATTCTCCTGCCCTTTGTCCTCACCCTCATGTCCAGTGATTTGACAGCTGTCTACACTGCCTGGTATTTCTTTGAGCCCATTTCCCGTGCTTTGGGACCTCGCAATACCAACCGTTATCTGTTGAAGCCCCTGGTGGGTGTCTACGAGAAACCCGGCTATGTCTGTAGCCGTTTCTACCTGTACACAGATTGTTTTGTTGTTCAGCTGATAGTGCGGCTCGGCTTGCAGTCTTTCCTGAACAGCCTGCTGCCCCATATCCTGCAGGTCCTGACTGGGCAGGAAGGGCCTGAGGAAGACCGGGTGCTCGATGGAGCCGGGGAGGATGAGGAAGGTGTGTCAGACATGCCAGCCTCCTACTCCAGCTCTGAGCTGAAGGCTGCAGGACCATGTGACTCATCCAATTTCATCGACTTCTCCTCAGGCATCAGCTTCAGTGACCAGGCTGAGCTGACTGAGAACGAGGACTTCCAGAATGGAATCTTCCTGAGCGACCAGGAACAGGAGTTGCTCAGCCTGGGGAAGCTGAGCAACAAGAGCAGTAACAGTGACTCCTCGGCTGAGGACAGAGGCACCGACTCAGACTCTAAGGACAGGCTGAGCCTCCGCTCGATGGACAGCCATCAGGATCTCAAACTGGCCGAGGGTGTCCTCCTACAGCCCAGGGATGACGAGGAAGAGGAGGAACAGGGGGTGGGGGACGAGGAGGAAGCAGCTCCTGAGGAAACAGTCTTCTGCTCTCTGCCTGATCCCAGGGAAAGGGAAGCCATCCCAAAGGAGGATGATGTGGATGAGGAAGAGTTGCTGAGTGAAGGGAAGGAGCAGAAGATCCTGTTTG GTTCCGAGCAGCATCACTTTGTGTTGCCTGATGATGATGTCGATGATGTGGGGAATATCTGTGAGTGTCGGATGGTGCTGGGAGATCTGACAGCGAGACCAGTCCTCGAATGCCTGATGTATATGGCCCAGCTGTATGGGGAGCCCGTGCTTACATACCAGTGTCTCACCTACGTTGTCTACCTG GTTGGCCCTGGTAACAGCTGGAGGTTAAACAGTCGGAAGGAGGCAGGGTTACTGTCTGGAGTGGTCCTGATGCAGAAGATCATTGTTTACCTGTCGGACACCACCTTAATGGATGTGCTGCCCAAGATTAACCAGGAAGTACTTCTCCCAGTGCTGGATGCCCTGACATCACCGTACACCAG tttcCCGAGTGGGGCCCAGGCTCGCTCTGTGCTCTGTGTGAAGACCCTCAGTCTGATCGTGCTGGTGTGCCTGAGGATTGGACAGGAGATGGTGATCCAGCACATGAGTGAGACTCTCTGTCGATTCTTTGAAGGATTCTCAGTCCCTCCTGATGTAGAGCAGGTAGGTCCCTCACAACTTCAGATACTCTCCCTGTCAGACAGTTTCAAGCTCTACGTCAGTGGAATCCACAGCTTCAGAGATAT CTCTTTGGTGTTTGCAGGTGACACGATGATTAAGAAAGTCCTTCGGAATCACCATCACGTCTGGAAGCTGATGACCCAGTTCCAGGAATCGGTGAGCGCACAGACCCAGGAATCAGCAGTCCCGCTGCCTTCAGGTGTCCCGTCAGGGAAGTCTCCCTCCGGACATGACCAGCCTCTGCCTGATGATGGAGTAACAGGAACATTTGGGAGTGTGACGGTGGGGAATCGGATTGAGATCCCAGTGGAAAGTATTTTGGAGCCTCATCTCTCGGCCCAGGTGAAGCAGTGCCCGACTCCCCTGGTATTTGCTGGCTCCCAGGAGGGGGGTGCCCTGAAACAGGAGCTGCCCCGCAGTGCCCGGATGCTGTGTGGGAACTGGCTGGCGTATTGGCAGTACGAGATTGGGCTGAGTCAGTATGATACCCATTTCCACTTCCATCAGATTCGGCTGCAGACCTTCACTGGGCACACGGGCACCATCAAATCAATCGCCAGTCTGAGTGGTGAAGACTTCTTCCTGAGTGCCAGCCGTGATAAGACAGTGCGGCTGTGGCCCCTCTATAACTACGGTGACGGTACACGAGAGATGGAGCCGCGGTTTGTTTACTCCGAGCACAAGAAGTCTGTCTTCTATGTCCACCAGGTGGAGGCCCTTCAGCAGGTGCTCAGCTGTGACGGTTCCATCCACCTCTGGGACCAGTTCACGG GGAAGACCATCAGGGTTTTTGATGCATTTGACTCTCGGAATCCAATCACAGCTGCTGCCTCGATGCCAGCCCCTCACTGCAGCCtcatcactgccacagctgactCTGTCCTCCACTTCATCGATCCAAGAAAACCCGGATTTCAG cttcaccaggttggcatcCAATTTTTAGACATGCCATACCCTCCTGCAGTCTCCATTGAACAGCTGCTCACAACTTATAAGAATGATTTGGACATGTGA